A window of Blastocatellia bacterium contains these coding sequences:
- a CDS encoding transposase — protein sequence MKANRVIQIELQVPSRTWQQMTDARIEAARLWNRMVKLHLWFRKRSKKWPTQSQFEKHFARKFRLHSQTIQALIAKFFANIETTRVNRANGEKHARYPYKKKNYFNPVWKGQHIKVENSYIILPMGIDPHSRKRQLGICIRLPKDLPEGKIVQAELAFGKLLLTIQNQVEVTKPANEKIATSDLGSIHLSVVTDGQDSLAVVGRGLRSINQGKAKALAEISQLQSRCQKHSKRWTKLQKAKYKILNKAENQTKDLLHKAANELVNFCKAKEVSKLVVGDITEINRGKKNKASRRLNQEMGLLSLGLFVAYLRYKLAIFGIELEEYNESYTTKTCPACGNKYKPIGRQYHCPKCKFVGIRDEVGAINLLNKYLNKGEIKPNFLIPKGKVKYLRPVKLKNFARRSRADDTGHPLIHASCADG from the coding sequence ATGAAAGCAAATAGAGTAATCCAAATAGAGCTACAAGTACCAAGTAGAACTTGGCAACAAATGACAGATGCCAGAATAGAAGCGGCTCGCTTATGGAATAGAATGGTAAAACTGCACTTGTGGTTTAGGAAAAGAAGTAAAAAATGGCCTACTCAATCCCAATTTGAAAAACATTTTGCAAGGAAATTCCGCCTACACAGTCAAACAATCCAAGCATTAATAGCTAAATTCTTTGCAAATATTGAAACAACTCGCGTCAATAGAGCAAATGGAGAAAAACACGCTCGCTACCCATATAAGAAAAAGAACTACTTTAACCCAGTTTGGAAAGGCCAACACATAAAAGTAGAGAATAGTTACATAATACTACCAATGGGAATAGACCCTCACAGCAGAAAAAGACAATTAGGAATTTGCATCCGTTTGCCAAAAGACTTGCCAGAAGGAAAAATAGTACAAGCAGAGTTAGCCTTTGGTAAATTGCTTTTAACTATCCAAAATCAAGTTGAAGTAACAAAACCAGCTAATGAGAAAATAGCAACAAGTGATTTAGGTTCAATACATTTATCAGTAGTAACAGATGGTCAAGATTCTCTAGCAGTAGTCGGGCGAGGTCTTAGAAGCATCAATCAAGGAAAAGCTAAAGCATTAGCAGAAATCTCTCAACTTCAATCTCGTTGTCAAAAACATTCTAAGCGTTGGACTAAACTACAAAAAGCTAAGTATAAAATACTAAATAAAGCAGAGAATCAAACTAAAGACCTACTTCACAAAGCAGCAAATGAACTAGTAAATTTCTGTAAGGCAAAAGAAGTATCAAAGCTAGTAGTAGGTGATATAACTGAAATAAATAGAGGAAAGAAAAATAAAGCTTCTCGTAGATTAAACCAAGAAATGGGGTTATTAAGTTTAGGGTTATTTGTAGCATATCTTAGGTATAAATTAGCCATCTTTGGAATAGAATTAGAAGAATATAACGAGTCTTATACAACAAAGACTTGCCCGGCTTGTGGTAATAAATATAAGCCTATAGGCCGACAATATCACTGTCCTAAGTGTAAATTTGTCGGAATTCGTGATGAGGTAGGAGCAATTAACTTGCTAAACAAATACCTCAATAAGGGAGAAATTAAACCCAATTTCCTTATTCCAAAAGGAAAAGTAAAGTATCTACGACCTGTGAAATTGAAAAACTTTGCTAGACGTAGTAGAGCCGATGACACCGGCCACCCCTTAATCCACGCAAGTTGTGCTGATGGGTGA
- a CDS encoding molybdopterin-dependent oxidoreductase, whose amino-acid sequence MNQMETNKNWQPTACILCSRNCGIEVETKEREIIKVRGDKAHPISTGYLCQKAQRLNFYQNHSDRLTSPLRRREDGTFEEISWETAISEIAAKLVNLRDIYGGHSLAFYGGGGQGNHLAGPYAKALRLAMNTPNYYNSLAQEKTGGFWVDGRLYGRQNCHPSEDVENAEVVVFIGTNPWQSHGIRNARQILQEIHKDPNRKMIVIDPRRTETAAMADLHLQLRPGTDAFLMAAILGVIVQENRQDKTFLDARTTGFEAVRDSLMAIDVKAFALKAGIELEDVYKVAHLISEAKSCCIRTDLGIEQTLNSTLNSYLRALLYLVTGNFGKKGGNNFHTALVPMIGHSEEGKQQMRSKVTGFPFIANLLPPNILPLEIDNDHLDRTRGVVVDSANPVVTAADTQAYRKAFAKLDLLVVIDVAMTETAALAHYVLPASSQFEKWEATFFNMEFPKNAFHLRKPFFEPLPGTLTETEIYTRIITAMGVFKADLSQLKEAAKQGRLNYAFAFQEMLAKSPKLFDYAPIVLYQTLGETLPEGAASAAYLWATCHQFVGKFPDEVRRAGYKGEDFELGEALFEAILFSHSGAIFSVNEYEDTWKFIKHRDKRIHLEIPEMLKELSLLDPTESKQDYPFILCAGERRSYNANTIFRDPAWRRSDADGALRINSKDAANLGIANGDWVKCQSKRGSVLVQVEVNDTNRQGLVTLPHGYGLEHPSSDGKRHKTGPYINELTTSEDMDPLAGTPYHKYIPVNLTKIDLAQTKTSLNY is encoded by the coding sequence ATGAACCAAATGGAAACAAATAAAAATTGGCAACCTACAGCTTGTATACTTTGCAGCCGTAATTGTGGCATTGAAGTAGAAACAAAAGAGCGAGAAATAATAAAAGTGCGTGGAGACAAGGCACATCCTATTTCTACAGGATATTTATGCCAAAAAGCCCAACGGCTTAATTTTTATCAAAATCATAGCGATAGATTAACATCGCCTCTACGACGACGCGAAGATGGGACATTTGAAGAAATCTCTTGGGAAACGGCTATTTCTGAAATTGCAGCAAAATTAGTAAATTTACGTGATATTTATGGAGGTCATAGTTTAGCCTTTTATGGCGGTGGAGGACAAGGGAATCATTTAGCCGGGCCCTATGCTAAAGCCTTGCGTTTAGCAATGAATACTCCAAACTACTACAACTCATTAGCACAAGAAAAAACAGGCGGGTTTTGGGTGGATGGTAGGCTTTATGGTAGGCAAAATTGTCATCCATCAGAAGACGTTGAAAATGCTGAAGTTGTAGTTTTTATTGGCACAAATCCTTGGCAATCTCATGGTATTCGCAATGCTAGACAAATTCTTCAGGAAATCCATAAAGATCCAAACCGTAAAATGATTGTTATAGATCCTCGTCGTACAGAAACCGCAGCAATGGCAGACCTGCATTTACAACTACGACCCGGCACAGATGCTTTTTTAATGGCTGCAATTCTTGGCGTGATTGTTCAAGAAAACCGACAAGATAAAACCTTCCTAGATGCTCGTACAACAGGTTTTGAAGCGGTTCGAGATTCATTAATGGCTATAGATGTAAAAGCTTTTGCTCTAAAAGCAGGAATTGAATTAGAAGATGTCTATAAAGTCGCCCATTTAATTAGTGAAGCAAAAAGTTGTTGTATAAGAACCGACCTTGGAATAGAGCAAACGCTTAATAGTACGCTTAATTCTTATTTAAGAGCTTTGTTATATTTAGTTACAGGAAATTTTGGTAAAAAAGGGGGAAATAATTTTCATACTGCATTAGTTCCAATGATTGGACATTCTGAAGAAGGTAAACAGCAAATGCGCTCTAAAGTAACAGGATTTCCATTTATTGCTAACTTGTTGCCTCCAAATATTTTGCCACTAGAAATTGATAATGATCATTTAGATAGAACTCGTGGCGTTGTTGTTGATAGCGCAAACCCAGTGGTTACTGCTGCTGATACTCAAGCTTATCGTAAAGCCTTTGCTAAGTTAGATTTGCTAGTTGTGATTGATGTAGCAATGACAGAAACAGCCGCACTAGCTCATTATGTTTTGCCAGCCTCATCACAATTTGAAAAATGGGAAGCCACATTTTTTAATATGGAATTTCCTAAAAACGCTTTTCATCTGCGTAAACCTTTCTTTGAACCATTGCCAGGGACACTTACAGAAACAGAAATTTACACTAGGATAATAACGGCTATGGGAGTTTTTAAGGCTGATTTAAGCCAGCTAAAAGAAGCAGCAAAACAAGGTCGTCTAAATTATGCTTTTGCTTTTCAAGAAATGCTGGCTAAATCGCCTAAGTTATTTGATTATGCGCCAATTGTTCTTTACCAAACGCTAGGGGAAACGCTTCCTGAAGGGGCTGCGTCTGCGGCTTATTTATGGGCAACTTGTCATCAATTTGTAGGCAAATTTCCTGATGAAGTTCGTCGTGCAGGTTACAAAGGAGAAGATTTTGAATTAGGAGAAGCTTTGTTTGAGGCAATACTTTTTTCACATTCTGGAGCCATTTTTAGTGTTAATGAATATGAAGACACATGGAAATTTATTAAACATCGAGATAAACGCATTCATTTAGAAATACCAGAAATGCTTAAAGAACTGTCTTTACTTGATCCAACAGAGTCAAAACAAGATTATCCTTTTATACTTTGTGCTGGGGAAAGACGTTCATATAACGCCAACACTATTTTTAGAGATCCTGCTTGGAGAAGAAGCGACGCGGACGGCGCACTTAGGATAAATTCAAAAGATGCTGCCAATTTGGGGATTGCTAATGGTGATTGGGTAAAATGCCAGTCAAAACGAGGAAGTGTTCTTGTACAAGTTGAGGTTAATGATACAAATCGCCAAGGTTTAGTTACACTGCCTCATGGATATGGCTTAGAGCATCCTTCTAGCGATGGAAAACGCCACAAAACCGGGCCATACATCAATGAATTAACAACCAGTGAAGATATGGATCCATTAGCAGGCACTCCATATCATAAATATATTCCTGTAAATCTTACAAAAATTGATTTAGCGCAAACAAAGACATCGTTAAATTATTAG